CCTTGCGCAGTTCCTCCAGGCGCCCATAAACACGCTCTCGGGCGGCGAACTCCAGCGCGTGGCGATAGCGGTCTGCCTCTCGCGCGACGCCGACCTCTACATCCTGGACGAGCCGAGCGCCCATCTCGACGTGGAGCAGCGGGTGAAGATCTCAAGGATGATCCGGAAGCATGCCGAAGGGCGGGAGGCGAGCACGCTCGTGATCGATCACGACATCTACGTCATCGACATGATCAGCGACCGTATCCTGGTCTTCGAGGGCGAGCCGGGCATCAGCGGCAAAGCCGCCGGGCCGTTCGACATGGCGCCGGGCATGAACCGGTTCCTCGAGGCGCTCGGGATCACCTTCCGGCGAGACAAGAGCGGAAGGCCGCGGATCAACAAGCCCGGCTCGTTCCTCGACCGGGAGCAGATCGCCGCCGGGGAGTATTATTATACTGAGATCTCGAAGTAGTGAGCGGGGCGGGAAGTTCTTTTCTTTTCCGGTGGACTGCTGGTGGTAGTCCTGAAGGTTTAATTGGAAATAGGGTCGTGTTCGTCAGCGTTCCCGAACACGGATTTCTGGTGGCTATCGCGTCTGGGGAGGGGTTGCAGGGGAGGGGGAGACCCCCCTCGAAACTCTTCGAGTTTCTCATGCTCGCTACGCTCGCACTCCCCTTTGTCCCCACCCCCCGTGGCGATTCTCCCACGGTCCAGTGTATCGGGTTTTCGCGCCTCTAACGACCCGTCAATCTCGTAAAAGGAGGATAGATTGTGATTTCCCGATAGCAGAGCCGTTTCTACCCTTCTAGAACCAATCCTAACTAACCCAAATGGCGGCCCAAACACGCCCGCGCTCTGCCATGGTATCCAGAAAGCCGGCGTTCCTCCCCCCGTTCTGCGCTCTCAAGCCCCGTTCACCCACGGCTCACCGCGCCGATCAACCCTTCAAAAAAAGCCCAAATCCCGTCAAACAGCCCGGCACTCTCTTCAGGTCTCTCCACCGGTGCCGGGGTCGGAGGCAGGGGCGTCCCGGTCGTCACCGGTGTCGGCACCGGGACAGCGGAGAGATCGAGGGTGGCGAGTTCCGTCATCGGCGGGATGTAGCCCACGTTTCCCGGAACGACGAACCAGCACCGGCCGTAGGCGTCGACGAAGAGTTTCTTGACGGCATTTACACGGATACCGTCTCCGGCCGTGATATGCAGGGCGACCCCCGACGAGTTCCACCCGTATATCCCGTTATCGGATGCGATGTAGAGCATCCCTTCGGGCGTCGTTGCGACGTCGTTGATCGTGACCGGGAACGTGCTCAGGTTTCCGGCGTTGAGGACCTGTGTAACCCCTGTATCGGGGGCGTAATGGAGAACCGTCGTGCGGTTGAAGAGATACACCCCCCCGAACGGATCGACCCGCACCTCGGATACCCGGCGAAGTGTGTCGCTACCGTAGGTGACCTGCTCGAAGCGGACGTCGCCTGTCCGATCTTTGAGCACCCGGATACCGTCGCTCTCCGACCCGATGACGAGCGCATCGCTCGCGGCATCGACCGCCATGCTCACGACAGTATAGCACCCGAGCCCTTCGGGCCCGGCAGGCTTGTACCATGTCCAGACATCGCCGTGGCAGCGGTGGAGGCCCGCCCGCCCGGTGGCAACCCACACCTCGTCCCCCCACCGTGCGATGCAGTTGATGTTGAGGTTCTTGAGGAACTGCAGATCCTGGACGGCGCGGTATCCCGCCCCGTCTCCGATCTGCAGACCGTTCGGATACCCGAGCCAGAGGTGCCCCTCCGCATCGAGCGCGACCGAAGTGACCATGGTCTCGATAGGCGCGAGCGACCCATAGGCCGTCTCCCCGGGATGCCTTGCGTTGACCGAATACCAGGTGCCGTTCTCCGTGTACACGGAGATGCCGCCGTCGGTCGCAAAGATGACGTCTCCATACCGGCCGTTGATCACGTCCTTTACCCCGGCGGACGCGATACCCGAACTATAATCGGGCACATCGATATAGAGGGCTGATACGAAGGGGACGAAGAAGGATGCCGCGGCTAATATGAGTATCAGAGCGCGTCGCATGTCCCGTCCGCTCTCTTGATGATGAGGCGGCCCTTTCCTTCCGGCCAGTAATACACGGACCGCCCGACCTTTCCGCCGGTCTCCTCGTGCTCGATTCGGATGCCCTGTTCCTGAAGCAGTTCCTTCACTGCGGCGGCGTTTCGCTCGCCGATGTTCAGGGAATTGGCCGAGAACTCAAACATGCTTGCACCGCCGACCACAATTGCGGCGATCGAGGATTTTATGCTCCCGGCTTTCCCCATCTCTTCAAGGAGAGCAGACATGGCAGTATCTGCGAACTTCCCGGGACGATCGGTACTCCCTCTGCTCTCGGGGAGCATGATATGGGCGAGCCCCGCAAGGGATCTCCGCTGGTCGTGCAGGATGAGCGCGATGCAGGAACCGAGCCCAATCGTCCCCATCGGACACATCCCGACCCGGAGTTCACCCAGGCCCAGGATTATTGCCGTTTCTTCACCAAAAAAATTGTTCTCCATGGTATATCCCGGATACCGGTTATGAGAGCGGTTCCATCATCCGTTCGAGCATGAGGAAGAGCTGCTGGGTAAGTTCGGCGTTCGGAAGCATGTAGATGCTCCCGTAGACGGGCGGCGCCTCGCTCGTGAGCTCGGTGTTGAAGATCAGCACGTCGTTCACGTCGCCGGCCACCTGCGCGACGATGGACTCGAAGGCGGCATGCGCCATGTCGATGGCCAGCGCCGGGGGAGACGGGAGCATGACGATACCCAGCAGTTCGGCTGTCGCATCGAGAAATGCCGATATCATGATGTTCCCGATCTCGATCGCAGCGCTCTGATCCATCTCGTTGATCTCGCGATCGGTATCGGCATCGATGGTGCCGAGCATCTGGTTGGTCAGCTGGATGACGGTCTCCCGGGGCATGCTGACGACGACATATCCACCGTCCGCGACCTCGCCCTGAATCTGGAAGACGACCATGGCGGTTATCTCGTTGCTGATTGTGCAGATCGGCGATATCGACGGCCTGTACCTCCGGCACCGTCATCTCGATGGGGCTCATCAGCATCTGCGATAGCGACGTTGCCGCGTGTGCGGCACCGATATTCCCAAACTCTGCCAGCGCATCCTTCTGAAATGGATCCAGTTCCATGAATATCTTCTCCTAAATCATTGTATTTACATCGAGTACCGGCACGACGTCCCCGTCTCCGGGGATGGTGATCCCGCTGATCCCGCGGCAGTTGCCTGCAATGCTGGAGAGCGGTTTCACCACCACTTCCTGCTGGCCGTCGACGGAATCGACGACGATGCAGCATCTCCTGCCGTCGTTCTGCAGCACGACCAGTGTGTTGCTCTCCCCTGCCTGGCCGAACATGTCCTCCAGGCGGTGCATGGGGAGGGTCTGGTCCCGGAGCAGAATCGCCTCGCTGTTGCCGATCCGATGAATTGCCTCCGGCCTCGTCAGCGCCACCTCGACGACGTTGCTGATCGGGATGGCGCACCGCCTGCCGTTGATATGCACCATCATGACATCGATGATCGCCATCGTCGGGGGAAGGACCAGCTCGAACTTGGTTCCTTTGCCGACCTTGGTCTCGACCTTGATCGAGCCTTTGAGCGATTCGATCGTCTTCTTGACCACATCGAGGCCGACGCCCCTGCCGCTGATGTCGGTGATCGTCTCTGCCGTGCTGAACCCGGGCTCGAAGAGCAGGCC
The genomic region above belongs to Methanoculleus horonobensis and contains:
- a CDS encoding chemotaxis protein CheD — its product is MENNFFGEETAIILGLGELRVGMCPMGTIGLGSCIALILHDQRRSLAGLAHIMLPESRGSTDRPGKFADTAMSALLEEMGKAGSIKSSIAAIVVGGASMFEFSANSLNIGERNAAAVKELLQEQGIRIEHEETGGKVGRSVYYWPEGKGRLIIKRADGTCDAL
- a CDS encoding ligand-binding sensor domain-containing protein yields the protein MRRALILILAAASFFVPFVSALYIDVPDYSSGIASAGVKDVINGRYGDVIFATDGGISVYTENGTWYSVNARHPGETAYGSLAPIETMVTSVALDAEGHLWLGYPNGLQIGDGAGYRAVQDLQFLKNLNINCIARWGDEVWVATGRAGLHRCHGDVWTWYKPAGPEGLGCYTVVSMAVDAASDALVIGSESDGIRVLKDRTGDVRFEQVTYGSDTLRRVSEVRVDPFGGVYLFNRTTVLHYAPDTGVTQVLNAGNLSTFPVTINDVATTPEGMLYIASDNGIYGWNSSGVALHITAGDGIRVNAVKKLFVDAYGRCWFVVPGNVGYIPPMTELATLDLSAVPVPTPVTTGTPLPPTPAPVERPEESAGLFDGIWAFFEGLIGAVSRG
- a CDS encoding chemotaxis protein CheC, which translates into the protein MVVFQIQGEVADGGYVVVSMPRETVIQLTNQMLGTIDADTDREINEMDQSAAIEIGNIMISAFLDATAELLGIVMLPSPPALAIDMAHAAFESIVAQVAGDVNDVLIFNTELTSEAPPVYGSIYMLPNAELTQQLFLMLERMMEPLS